One Helicobacter cetorum MIT 00-7128 DNA window includes the following coding sequences:
- a CDS encoding DUF2798 domain-containing protein, with translation MIPTKYKGLTFSFLMSFLMCFVMSGVITFLNLGVNDFLSHWAKSFASAFIVAFPTVLIVLPMVRKIVDKIVK, from the coding sequence ATGATACCCACTAAATATAAAGGACTGACTTTTTCCTTTTTGATGTCGTTTTTGATGTGCTTTGTAATGAGTGGGGTTATTACTTTTTTAAATCTTGGCGTTAATGATTTTTTAAGCCATTGGGCTAAAAGCTTTGCAAGTGCCTTTATTGTGGCATTCCCTACAGTTCTTATTGTATTACCTATGGTGCGTAAAATCGTAGATAAAATCGTTAAATAA
- a CDS encoding 4Fe-4S dicluster domain-containing protein, whose amino-acid sequence MTEFIYIKDPKNPNVILHDHIQVTTTPNIECIVCNVENPKAKVIAKEVNFFVQNSAQGVLELAQSLSLLYEVNALKFDFDNTKISFIEKQEQELQEVSEHFSYNASICQYHQRQVECCAKCTEVCPSLAITKMDKEIALKNNLTCEDNRHLIINHSACIDCAKCVSVCPSGALVDNKMNLEGFEEISKLYKGTIPLLLDRDLENLKVNLKKEVLPLCLNLNVLEQTYLLTLLQESGSQIVLFAPKLNDLSIGTLESIQLLNEIYQTIYKIDAILVASNLENLQAHLNNAQLLLQTHFTPPKIIQHTKRDSLSERLSFMVGQTHYKEKTSCGEFIRYGHIEIKDNCTLCLSCVGACNTNALSIDGNNYTLSFQASLCTTCGYCENICPEKDCLKLFRDGISLEPNYFKPIVLAKDEIFKCKMCSKPIGTQKSVLKIANMMTPIFKDDKRKIASLYACADCKIKIMLEDFLDINSILK is encoded by the coding sequence ATGACTGAGTTTATTTATATAAAAGACCCTAAAAATCCTAATGTAATCTTGCATGACCATATTCAAGTTACAACAACGCCTAATATAGAGTGCATAGTGTGTAATGTAGAAAATCCTAAAGCTAAAGTGATTGCCAAAGAAGTGAATTTTTTTGTTCAAAATTCTGCACAAGGCGTTTTAGAATTAGCTCAAAGTTTAAGTCTCTTATACGAAGTGAATGCTTTAAAATTTGATTTTGACAACACTAAAATTAGCTTTATAGAAAAGCAAGAGCAAGAGTTGCAAGAAGTAAGTGAGCATTTTAGCTATAACGCAAGCATTTGCCAGTATCACCAACGACAAGTTGAATGCTGTGCTAAATGCACTGAAGTATGCCCTAGTCTAGCTATCACTAAAATGGATAAAGAAATCGCTCTTAAAAATAATCTAACATGCGAAGATAACCGCCATTTAATCATCAATCATAGTGCATGCATAGATTGTGCTAAATGCGTGAGCGTGTGTCCTAGTGGGGCGTTAGTGGATAATAAGATGAATTTAGAAGGCTTTGAAGAAATCTCTAAATTATACAAAGGCACTATTCCCCTACTCTTAGATAGAGATTTAGAAAATTTAAAAGTCAATCTTAAAAAAGAAGTTTTGCCCCTATGCTTAAATCTTAATGTATTGGAACAAACCTATTTGCTCACGCTTTTACAAGAAAGTGGCTCTCAAATCGTGCTTTTTGCTCCAAAACTCAATGACTTAAGCATAGGCACATTAGAGAGCATTCAGCTTTTAAATGAAATTTATCAAACTATCTATAAAATAGACGCTATTTTAGTAGCAAGCAATTTAGAAAACTTACAAGCTCATTTAAATAACGCTCAACTTCTTTTGCAAACTCATTTCACGCCCCCTAAGATTATACAACATACTAAAAGAGATAGCCTTTCTGAAAGACTTAGTTTTATGGTAGGTCAAACACATTATAAAGAAAAAACAAGTTGTGGGGAGTTTATCCGCTACGGACATATTGAAATCAAAGATAATTGCACCTTGTGTTTGTCATGTGTAGGGGCGTGTAATACGAATGCCTTAAGTATTGATGGTAATAACTACACTTTAAGTTTTCAAGCAAGTTTATGCACCACTTGTGGGTATTGCGAGAATATTTGTCCTGAAAAAGATTGCTTGAAATTATTTAGAGATGGTATCAGTTTAGAGCCTAATTATTTTAAACCTATAGTTCTAGCTAAAGATGAAATTTTTAAATGCAAGATGTGTTCTAAGCCTATTGGCACCCAAAAAAGTGTGCTAAAAATCGCTAACATGATGACCCCCATTTTTAAAGATGATAAGAGAAAAATCGCTTCACTTTATGCATGCGCTGATTGTAAAATCAAAATTATGCTAGAAGATTTTTTAGATATTAATTCCATTCTAAAGTAG
- the uvrC gene encoding excinuclease ABC subunit UvrC, with amino-acid sequence MSSLLASLKNLPECSGVYQYFDKDNQLLYIGKAKNLKKRVRSYFSIQDDEVFVNKRNSPRIQIMAHQIRSLQTILVEHEQDALILENSLIKQLKPKYNILLRDDKTYPYIYMDFSVDFPIPLITRKVLKQSNIKVFGPFTSGAKDILDSLYELLPLVQKKNCIKDKKACLFYQIERCKAPCENKITKEEYLKIAQRALEMIENKDLLVKELALKMERLSNHLRFEEALIYRDRITRIKKIAPNLRMDLAKLYDLDIFAFYSEGHNAVLVKMFMREGKIISSAFERLHSQNDFDIEEVIKQAILNHYQAHLPFVPEQILLAQSCNDETLLELETFLNNRYHKKVSLVVPKRGDKFALIQIAMTNAKEIFNAKALEFLDEEELLLNIQELFSLRLLPYRVEVFDTSHHANKHCVGGMIVYENKEFQKDSYRRYHLEGENEYAQMTELLTRRALSFDKNPPPDLWVIDGGKAQLKIALEVIASSGSSVEVIAISKEKRDFKAYRSKGGAKDMIHTSSQTLALLPSDKRLQWVQKLRDESHRYAISFHRAQKQASVKKIALLEEKGIGKASVKKLLDYFGSFEAIEKASEQEKNAVLRKRI; translated from the coding sequence ATGTCTAGTTTGCTTGCTAGTTTAAAGAACTTGCCTGAATGTAGTGGGGTGTATCAATATTTTGACAAAGACAACCAACTACTTTATATTGGCAAGGCTAAGAATTTAAAAAAGCGTGTGAGAAGTTATTTTTCTATTCAAGATGATGAAGTGTTTGTAAATAAGCGTAATAGCCCTCGTATTCAAATTATGGCACATCAAATTAGAAGTTTGCAAACCATTTTAGTAGAGCATGAACAAGACGCTTTAATTTTAGAAAATTCTTTGATTAAGCAACTTAAACCTAAATACAATATCCTTTTAAGAGATGATAAAACTTACCCTTATATTTATATGGATTTTTCAGTTGATTTTCCTATCCCTTTAATCACACGAAAAGTCCTAAAACAATCTAACATAAAGGTTTTTGGCCCTTTTACTAGCGGAGCAAAGGATATTTTAGATAGCTTGTATGAATTGCTTCCTTTGGTTCAAAAGAAAAATTGTATTAAAGACAAAAAAGCATGCTTATTTTATCAAATAGAGCGTTGCAAAGCCCCATGCGAAAATAAAATCACTAAAGAGGAATATTTGAAAATCGCTCAAAGAGCCTTAGAGATGATTGAAAATAAAGATTTGTTGGTTAAAGAACTAGCATTAAAAATGGAGCGTTTATCTAATCATTTGCGTTTTGAAGAGGCGCTTATTTATAGAGATAGAATTACTAGGATTAAAAAAATTGCTCCCAATTTGCGCATGGATTTGGCTAAGCTTTATGATTTAGATATTTTTGCGTTTTATAGTGAAGGGCATAATGCGGTATTAGTGAAGATGTTTATGCGAGAGGGGAAAATCATTTCTTCAGCCTTTGAAAGATTGCACTCTCAAAATGATTTTGATATTGAAGAAGTTATCAAGCAAGCGATTTTAAATCATTATCAAGCTCATTTGCCCTTTGTGCCAGAGCAAATTCTTTTAGCCCAAAGCTGTAATGATGAAACCTTATTAGAATTAGAGACTTTTTTAAATAATAGGTATCATAAAAAAGTTTCTTTAGTGGTGCCTAAAAGGGGCGATAAATTTGCTTTAATTCAAATTGCTATGACAAACGCTAAAGAAATTTTTAATGCTAAGGCTTTGGAATTTTTAGACGAAGAAGAGCTTTTGTTAAATATTCAAGAATTATTTTCATTACGCTTATTGCCTTATAGGGTGGAAGTTTTTGATACAAGTCATCATGCTAATAAGCATTGTGTGGGGGGAATGATTGTGTATGAAAATAAGGAATTTCAAAAAGATTCTTACAGACGCTATCATTTAGAGGGCGAGAATGAATACGCTCAAATGACTGAATTACTCACTAGAAGGGCTTTGAGTTTTGATAAAAATCCCCCACCAGATTTATGGGTAATAGATGGCGGTAAAGCGCAACTAAAGATTGCTTTAGAAGTGATTGCAAGCAGTGGGAGTTCTGTAGAAGTGATAGCTATTTCTAAGGAAAAAAGAGATTTTAAGGCCTATCGCTCTAAAGGGGGGGCTAAAGATATGATTCATACAAGCTCACAAACTCTAGCCTTATTACCAAGCGATAAGCGTTTGCAATGGGTGCAAAAATTGCGTGATGAAAGCCATAGATATGCCATAAGCTTTCATAGAGCCCAAAAACAAGCAAGCGTTAAAAAAATCGCTCTTTTAGAAGAAAAAGGCATAGGAAAAGCAAGTGTGAAAAAATTACTAGATTATTTTGGAAGTTTTGAGGCGATTGAAAAAGCAAGCGAGCAAGAAAAAAACGCTGTTTTAAGAAAACGAATATAA
- a CDS encoding ABC transporter permease/substrate-binding protein — translation MSALKHFIQEFYERLFYFIDLIAQHFVIVSLSSLMVLVFGVLIGVFVFYSSKARIFLLPIVNFLYTIPSLALFALFIPLIGVGLKNALVVLVLYGLLPIVHSTYNALKDVREEVIKASIGLGCNQKELFFRVRFLLAIPQILVGLRIAVVMLVAMAGIGALIGAGGLGQAIFRGLNTQNTMLLVVGSFIIALFSVLADKFVSVFQHENALQRLCSQNATKKQKIKVYTNLALFVFLLIASVLWLVPKNTTEQKPLVVATKLSSEQYILGEILSTLLEKHAHLPIKRAFGIGGGTINIHPALLKGDFDMYVEYTGTAWVNTLKNPLKEKVDFKEIKRRYEKEFNLLWVGLLGFNNTYSLAISKENAQKYSIQTFSDLALYSEHFDFGAEFDFFERDDAFKGLMKAYGFKFKSLHEMDINLRYKSFVSQKINALDVFTTDAQIKELHLKVLTDDKGFFPNYKAGIVIRKEVVKKYPKVLEILEKLNSKITDERMQDLNYQVEVLKKSPKAVAESFLESIGL, via the coding sequence ATGAGTGCTTTAAAACATTTTATACAAGAATTTTATGAGCGGTTGTTTTACTTTATAGATTTAATCGCACAGCATTTTGTGATTGTCTCGCTTTCTAGCCTAATGGTGCTGGTTTTTGGGGTTTTGATTGGGGTTTTTGTGTTCTATAGCTCAAAGGCTAGAATATTCTTGCTCCCTATAGTGAATTTTCTCTATACCATTCCTTCGCTTGCGTTGTTTGCATTATTCATTCCTTTAATTGGTGTGGGGTTAAAAAACGCTCTTGTGGTATTGGTCTTATATGGCTTATTACCGATTGTTCATAGCACCTATAACGCCTTAAAAGATGTGAGAGAAGAAGTGATTAAGGCTTCTATTGGGCTAGGGTGCAATCAAAAAGAGTTGTTTTTTAGAGTGCGTTTTTTATTGGCTATCCCACAAATTTTAGTGGGCTTAAGAATTGCGGTGGTAATGCTAGTGGCTATGGCTGGAATTGGAGCATTGATTGGGGCTGGGGGATTGGGACAAGCGATTTTTAGGGGGCTAAACACTCAAAATACCATGCTCTTAGTTGTGGGTAGTTTCATCATTGCGTTATTTAGTGTGTTAGCGGATAAGTTTGTGAGTGTATTTCAGCACGAAAACGCTTTGCAACGCTTGTGTTCTCAAAACGCTACTAAAAAACAAAAGATAAAGGTCTATACTAATTTGGCGTTATTTGTATTCTTGCTCATAGCGAGTGTGTTATGGCTAGTGCCTAAGAACACGACAGAGCAAAAGCCTTTAGTCGTAGCAACCAAACTCAGTAGCGAGCAATATATTTTGGGGGAGATTTTAAGCACTTTGTTAGAAAAGCACGCTCATTTGCCTATTAAGCGAGCCTTTGGCATTGGTGGGGGGACTATCAATATTCATCCGGCATTGCTTAAGGGCGATTTTGATATGTATGTGGAATATACCGGCACCGCATGGGTGAATACACTCAAAAATCCGTTGAAAGAAAAAGTAGATTTTAAAGAAATTAAAAGGCGTTATGAGAAAGAATTTAATCTTTTATGGGTGGGGCTTTTGGGCTTTAATAACACTTATTCCTTAGCCATTTCTAAGGAAAATGCTCAAAAATACTCTATTCAAACTTTTAGCGATTTAGCCCTTTATAGCGAGCATTTTGACTTTGGGGCGGAATTTGACTTTTTTGAAAGAGATGATGCGTTTAAGGGCTTAATGAAAGCCTATGGCTTTAAGTTTAAGAGCTTGCATGAAATGGATATTAATTTGCGTTATAAAAGCTTTGTGTCTCAAAAAATCAACGCCCTAGATGTGTTTACTACGGACGCTCAAATCAAAGAATTGCATTTAAAAGTGCTTACAGATGACAAGGGATTCTTTCCTAACTATAAAGCTGGCATTGTTATAAGAAAAGAAGTTGTCAAAAAGTATCCTAAGGTTTTAGAAATTTTAGAAAAATTAAATTCAAAGATTACTGATGAGAGAATGCAAGATTTAAATTACCAAGTAGAAGTGTTGAAAAAAAGCCCCAAGGCTGTGGCTGAGAGTTTTTTAGAAAGTATTGGGTTATAA
- the fdh3B gene encoding formate dehydrogenase FDH3 subunit beta yields MANLVYKDAPKTEINSNRMKFYCDDNRCISCYACSVACSHSNALEVGLNRRKVVTLYEGIEGKEKSISIACQHCTDAPCAQVCPVDCFYIRVDGIVLHNKETCIGCGYCLYACPFGAPQFPRDGAFSIRGVMDKCTMCAGGPAETNSEKEMKLYGVNRIANGQVPMCAATCATNALLVGDANSVAEVYRKRVMTKYANAQDFKTKLKHQLEDATSSTRP; encoded by the coding sequence ATGGCAAATCTTGTGTATAAAGACGCTCCAAAAACTGAGATAAACTCAAATCGCATGAAATTTTATTGCGATGATAATCGTTGCATTAGTTGCTATGCATGCAGTGTGGCTTGTAGCCATTCTAATGCATTAGAGGTGGGCTTAAATCGCCGTAAAGTCGTTACGCTTTATGAAGGCATTGAGGGCAAGGAAAAATCTATTTCTATTGCATGCCAGCATTGCACAGACGCCCCTTGCGCTCAAGTATGTCCGGTGGATTGCTTTTATATAAGAGTTGATGGCATTGTGTTGCATAATAAAGAAACCTGTATAGGTTGTGGGTATTGCCTATATGCATGCCCTTTTGGTGCGCCGCAATTCCCACGAGATGGAGCGTTTAGTATTAGAGGGGTTATGGATAAATGCACCATGTGTGCGGGAGGCCCAGCAGAAACCAACTCTGAAAAAGAAATGAAACTTTATGGAGTTAATCGCATTGCTAATGGGCAAGTGCCTATGTGTGCAGCCACTTGTGCGACTAACGCTCTTTTGGTTGGTGATGCAAATAGCGTGGCAGAAGTCTATAGAAAAAGAGTGATGACTAAATATGCCAACGCACAAGATTTTAAAACTAAGCTCAAGCACCAACTTGAAGACGCAACTTCATCTACTCGCCCCTAA
- a CDS encoding homoserine dehydrogenase: MKKRLCVGIVGLGCVGSAVVKILEDNKEIIRDRAGVEIVIKKAIVRDVEKYQGYPFEISNDLESLVEDTEIDIVIELMGGVEVPYELAKKTLVKQKAFVTANKAMLAYHRYELEQIAQNTPIGFEASVCGGIPVIKALKDGLSANHILSLKGILNGTSNYILTQMFNHNRSFKDALKDAQDLGYAEMNPEFDIKGIDAAHKLLILASLAYGIDARLEEILIEGIEKIEQDDIDFAKEFGYNIKLLGVAKKHKDCIELRVHPSMIKNERMLSKVDGVMNAISIVGDKVGETLYYGAGAGGEATASAVISDIIEIAREKSSLMLGFECPQSLPLKPQESIESAYYVRLLVNDEKGVLSQISAILAQNDISLNNVLQKEISQANRAKILLSTHLTNEKTILNALKELENLSSVLDTPKMIRLITE; this comes from the coding sequence ATGAAAAAAAGATTGTGTGTAGGAATAGTTGGATTAGGGTGCGTAGGGAGTGCGGTTGTTAAAATTTTAGAAGATAATAAAGAAATTATTAGAGATAGGGCTGGGGTAGAAATTGTTATTAAAAAAGCTATTGTGCGTGATGTAGAAAAATATCAAGGCTACCCTTTTGAAATCAGTAATGATTTGGAAAGTTTAGTAGAAGATACAGAGATAGATATTGTAATAGAGCTTATGGGTGGGGTTGAAGTGCCTTATGAATTAGCTAAAAAAACTTTAGTTAAACAAAAAGCCTTTGTTACAGCCAATAAAGCCATGCTTGCGTATCACCGCTATGAATTAGAACAAATTGCTCAAAACACCCCTATAGGGTTTGAAGCAAGCGTGTGTGGGGGTATTCCTGTAATCAAGGCTTTAAAAGATGGTTTGAGTGCTAATCACATTCTTTCTTTAAAAGGGATTTTAAATGGTACAAGCAACTACATTCTCACACAAATGTTTAACCACAATAGAAGTTTCAAAGACGCCTTAAAAGACGCTCAAGATTTAGGCTATGCTGAAATGAATCCTGAATTTGATATTAAGGGTATTGATGCGGCCCATAAACTATTGATTTTAGCCTCTTTAGCCTATGGTATTGATGCTAGATTAGAAGAAATTTTAATTGAGGGTATTGAAAAAATAGAGCAAGATGACATAGATTTTGCTAAAGAGTTTGGCTATAACATTAAGCTATTAGGTGTTGCCAAAAAACATAAAGATTGTATTGAATTAAGAGTGCATCCAAGCATGATAAAAAATGAGCGCATGCTCTCTAAAGTAGATGGCGTAATGAATGCCATAAGTATTGTGGGTGATAAAGTGGGCGAGACTTTGTATTATGGAGCTGGAGCTGGGGGAGAGGCAACAGCGAGTGCGGTTATTAGTGATATTATAGAAATTGCAAGAGAAAAAAGCTCTTTGATGCTAGGATTTGAATGCCCCCAAAGCCTACCATTAAAACCACAAGAAAGCATAGAGAGTGCTTATTATGTGCGTTTGTTAGTCAATGATGAAAAAGGCGTTTTATCTCAAATTAGTGCAATTTTAGCACAAAATGATATTTCGCTTAACAATGTCTTGCAAAAGGAAATCTCACAAGCTAATAGGGCAAAAATCTTGCTCTCTACGCATTTAACTAATGAAAAGACAATTTTAAACGCTCTCAAAGAGCTTGAAAATCTATCTAGCGTGCTAGATACCCCTAAAATGATTCGCTTAATAACAGAATGA
- a CDS encoding formate dehydrogenase subunit alpha — MKGSSMEQRPMSRRSFLKMGAIGAGASVSLAFGENQVKKTDKILDPNAGVKRVKTICSICSAGCGIIAEVKDGVWIRQDVAQDHPISAGSHCCKGVDQIDLVKSKMRLKYPLKKENGEYKRISYEQAINEISEKMLKMRQEHGPDSMMFLGSAKFNSQQAYYFRKFAAFYGTNNIDHVARIUHSTTVAGVANTWGYGAMTNHFGDIVGHSKAILMIGLNSAVSNPIGFKHILQAKDRNNAKLIVIDPVFTKSAAKADIYVRIRSGTDIAFIYGMLHLIFKHGWEDKEVIRTRAYGIDAIKKEAMCYNPEVVEDITGVKKELLYQVTELFARTKPATLLWALGITQHSVGSSNTRILSILQLVLGNMGKKGGGCNIVRGHDNVQGSTDMCCLADSLPAYYGLSEASWKYFAKCWGVSYEFLQKRFFSPEWMHKKGFSLSMFYQGILQEEKTYSTSPIKGLWVQGNGISSLAHNTEIARAIDKLDLMVIAEPFLNEAAILSDKKDNIYILPIATQFENEGIVVATNRSAQWRSQVVKPLYESKLDHELMFLMAKKFGFYEEYTKALMCDFDSNGELVKTRDSFDFAIDACKEMARTLKVIGLGGWTPERLKAQQENWHMFDYLTLEGKGSMKGQFYGLPWPAWTSKHPGTPILYDVSVPTKEGGMGFRNRFGLEHNGHDLLADKSVSIKGSHIKGGYPELTKANIEKVLGIKLSEHEKKIMGENWKVDTSGLIQKYADEKGVCVYGNARARAIVWQFDDKIPKHREPLHSPRPDLAKKYPTFKDQKNNFRVDVRYISEQTKQEWVKDFPIIVASMRLVNLSGAGMLERTSKYLSHITPEMFCHIHPDLALNHSIKDGDMMWIHSPQGTKIKVKAIHSYSVTADRICMPYSFAGILQGVDLSHRYPKGTKPYTIGESSNTITNYGFDPVTQIPEFNAGLCRIEKA; from the coding sequence ATGAAAGGAAGTAGTATGGAACAAAGACCAATGAGTAGACGCTCCTTTTTAAAAATGGGAGCTATTGGAGCAGGTGCGAGTGTAAGCCTTGCTTTTGGGGAAAATCAAGTCAAAAAGACTGATAAGATACTAGACCCAAATGCTGGGGTTAAGAGAGTCAAAACCATTTGTAGCATTTGCTCTGCAGGCTGTGGGATTATTGCTGAGGTTAAAGATGGGGTTTGGATACGCCAAGATGTCGCACAAGATCATCCTATTAGTGCAGGAAGTCATTGCTGTAAAGGGGTAGATCAAATAGATTTAGTTAAATCTAAAATGCGTCTTAAATACCCTTTGAAAAAAGAAAATGGCGAATACAAACGCATTAGCTATGAGCAAGCTATTAATGAAATTAGCGAAAAAATGCTTAAAATGAGACAAGAGCATGGCCCAGATAGCATGATGTTTTTAGGAAGTGCCAAATTTAATTCTCAACAAGCCTATTACTTTAGGAAATTTGCGGCCTTTTATGGGACTAATAATATTGACCATGTAGCAAGGATTTGACACAGCACAACAGTCGCCGGTGTGGCGAATACTTGGGGGTATGGTGCGATGACAAATCACTTTGGAGATATTGTAGGGCATTCTAAAGCAATCTTGATGATAGGCTTAAATTCTGCGGTAAGTAATCCTATAGGCTTTAAGCATATTTTACAAGCTAAGGATAGGAATAACGCCAAGCTTATTGTGATTGACCCGGTTTTTACCAAATCTGCGGCTAAGGCAGACATTTATGTGCGTATTCGCTCTGGCACAGATATTGCCTTTATTTATGGCATGTTGCATTTAATCTTTAAGCATGGCTGGGAAGATAAAGAAGTCATTAGAACTCGTGCCTATGGCATAGATGCAATTAAAAAAGAGGCTATGTGCTATAATCCAGAAGTCGTAGAAGATATTACGGGTGTTAAAAAAGAATTGCTCTATCAAGTAACCGAGCTATTTGCTAGAACTAAACCCGCCACGCTTTTATGGGCATTAGGCATTACCCAACATAGCGTAGGTAGCTCTAACACACGCATTTTATCTATTTTGCAACTTGTCCTAGGCAACATGGGCAAAAAAGGTGGGGGTTGTAATATTGTTAGAGGGCATGATAATGTGCAAGGCTCCACGGATATGTGCTGTTTGGCTGATAGTTTGCCCGCTTATTATGGCTTAAGTGAGGCTAGTTGGAAATACTTTGCAAAATGTTGGGGTGTGAGTTATGAATTTTTGCAAAAACGCTTTTTTTCGCCTGAGTGGATGCATAAAAAAGGTTTTTCACTCTCTATGTTTTATCAAGGAATTTTACAAGAGGAAAAAACCTACTCCACTAGCCCTATTAAAGGCTTATGGGTGCAGGGTAATGGCATCTCTAGCCTAGCGCATAACACCGAAATTGCACGAGCGATTGACAAATTAGATTTAATGGTGATTGCTGAACCCTTTTTAAATGAGGCAGCCATTCTAAGTGATAAAAAGGACAATATTTATATTTTACCTATAGCTACTCAGTTTGAAAATGAGGGCATTGTCGTAGCAACTAATCGTTCTGCTCAATGGCGCTCTCAAGTAGTCAAACCCTTATATGAAAGTAAACTTGACCATGAACTCATGTTTTTAATGGCAAAAAAGTTTGGGTTCTATGAAGAATATACTAAAGCTTTGATGTGTGATTTTGATAGTAATGGCGAATTAGTTAAAACTAGAGATTCCTTTGATTTTGCTATAGATGCTTGCAAAGAAATGGCAAGAACGCTTAAAGTGATTGGTTTAGGGGGTTGGACGCCAGAGAGATTAAAAGCCCAACAAGAAAATTGGCACATGTTTGATTACTTGACTTTAGAGGGCAAAGGGTCTATGAAAGGGCAATTCTATGGCTTGCCATGGCCAGCATGGACATCTAAACACCCCGGAACCCCTATTTTATATGATGTGAGTGTGCCAACTAAAGAAGGGGGCATGGGCTTTAGAAACCGCTTTGGACTTGAGCATAATGGGCATGATTTATTAGCAGATAAAAGCGTGAGTATCAAAGGCTCTCATATTAAGGGGGGCTATCCAGAGCTTACTAAGGCCAATATTGAAAAAGTGCTAGGCATTAAGCTAAGCGAGCATGAGAAAAAAATCATGGGGGAAAATTGGAAAGTGGATACGAGCGGGCTGATTCAAAAATATGCTGATGAAAAAGGTGTGTGTGTCTATGGAAATGCTAGAGCTAGAGCGATTGTGTGGCAATTTGATGATAAAATCCCTAAGCATAGAGAACCCTTGCACTCTCCACGCCCTGATTTAGCCAAGAAATACCCCACTTTTAAAGACCAAAAAAATAATTTTAGGGTAGATGTGCGTTATATTAGCGAACAGACCAAGCAAGAGTGGGTAAAAGATTTTCCTATTATTGTTGCTAGTATGCGTTTGGTTAATTTAAGTGGGGCTGGCATGCTAGAGAGAACAAGCAAGTATCTCTCACATATTACACCTGAAATGTTTTGTCATATCCACCCTGATTTAGCCTTAAATCATAGTATTAAAGATGGGGATATGATGTGGATACACTCCCCCCAAGGCACTAAAATTAAAGTTAAAGCCATTCATAGCTATTCAGTAACCGCTGATAGGATTTGTATGCCCTATAGCTTTGCTGGGATTTTACAAGGGGTGGATTTATCTCATCGCTATCCTAAAGGCACGAAGCCTTACACCATTGGTGAAAGCTCAAATACTATTACTAACTATGGCTTTGACCCAGTTACGCAAATTCCGGAATTTAATGCCGGATTATGCAGAATTGAAAAGGCTTAA
- a CDS encoding ATP-binding cassette domain-containing protein has protein sequence MEEVVKIENVSFSYQNRVIFKEFNLSIKERDFLCVLGESGSGKSTLLALILGLLKPSLGSVKVFNETLDLKNTHLRQKIGYIAQGNSLFPHLNVLQNMTFCLNLQGIDKQVAQKEAVNLALKVGLDESILDKFPNELSGGQAQRVGIVRGIIHKPELILLDEPFSALDSSNRKNLQDLIKDMHTHSQATFIMVTHDESEAKKLSTEILRFD, from the coding sequence ATGGAAGAAGTGGTTAAAATAGAAAATGTGTCTTTTAGCTATCAAAATCGTGTTATCTTTAAAGAGTTTAATCTAAGCATTAAAGAAAGGGATTTTTTATGCGTTTTAGGGGAGAGTGGGAGTGGTAAAAGCACGCTTTTAGCTTTGATTTTGGGGCTATTGAAACCAAGTTTAGGGAGTGTTAAAGTCTTTAATGAGACTCTTGATTTAAAGAATACTCATTTAAGACAAAAAATCGGCTATATCGCTCAAGGTAATTCCTTGTTTCCCCATTTAAATGTGTTGCAAAACATGACTTTTTGCTTGAATTTACAGGGCATAGACAAACAGGTGGCTCAAAAAGAAGCTGTAAATTTAGCGTTAAAAGTGGGCTTAGATGAGAGTATTTTAGACAAGTTTCCTAATGAATTAAGCGGGGGTCAAGCTCAAAGGGTGGGCATTGTTAGGGGGATTATCCATAAGCCAGAGCTTATTTTACTAGATGAGCCTTTTAGTGCCTTGGATAGTTCTAATCGTAAGAATTTGCAAGATTTAATTAAAGACATGCACACGCACTCTCAAGCTACCTTTATTATGGTAACGCATGATGAGAGCGAAGCTAAAAAGCTTTCTACAGAGATATTAAGGTTTGATTGA